A section of the Acidobacteriota bacterium genome encodes:
- a CDS encoding glycoside hydrolase family 88 protein translates to MKINREINESELLERCRRTFDFGVGQLKKMLNKWLVEKPAPIYTENGVWSRPDFIWTDWCPGFYAGMMWLAYERTGAEGWREVAENYTRKLESRKFDRDVHDLGFIFMSTANRWYNLLPDGDATKLWLKDLLITAGTIQSFRWKDTGEDHYIYSFNGPQSLFIDIMMNIRLLFRAHQLGGEAALYHKAVTHARTTEKYLVRKRGDRLVDGEGKVIHEAIFNPARGEFRNLSTQQGYSPFTCWARGLAWAMYGFTDTFLFTQDAFFLEVAERCAGFYLENTPDGGVPYWDYGAPNIPDEPWDSSAAAIAAVAFWKLKDLKTTKQRPETYRQTALTILSTLNSEGFTGDESREGILKHGVYHKPMNWGVDESVMWGDYFFMEALHVVLSES, encoded by the coding sequence ATGAAGATCAATCGAGAGATAAATGAGAGTGAATTGCTGGAACGTTGTCGGCGGACGTTTGATTTCGGCGTGGGACAACTCAAAAAAATGTTAAACAAATGGCTGGTTGAAAAACCCGCGCCGATTTACACCGAAAACGGTGTGTGGTCGCGACCTGATTTTATCTGGACGGATTGGTGTCCGGGTTTTTATGCGGGAATGATGTGGCTTGCATATGAACGCACAGGCGCTGAAGGGTGGCGCGAGGTTGCCGAAAACTATACGCGGAAACTTGAATCGCGGAAATTTGACCGCGATGTTCACGACCTCGGCTTTATTTTCATGTCAACGGCAAATCGCTGGTACAACCTGCTGCCCGATGGTGATGCGACAAAACTTTGGCTGAAAGATTTGTTGATTACCGCCGGAACCATTCAATCGTTTCGCTGGAAAGACACCGGTGAAGACCACTACATCTATTCGTTCAATGGCCCACAATCGTTGTTCATCGATATTATGATGAACATTCGTTTGCTGTTTCGCGCCCACCAGCTTGGCGGCGAAGCGGCGCTTTATCATAAGGCAGTTACGCACGCGCGAACTACGGAAAAATATTTAGTTCGCAAACGTGGCGACCGTCTGGTTGATGGCGAAGGCAAAGTGATTCACGAAGCGATTTTCAATCCCGCGAGAGGCGAGTTTCGCAATCTCTCAACGCAACAAGGCTATTCGCCGTTTACCTGTTGGGCGCGTGGTCTGGCCTGGGCGATGTATGGCTTTACCGACACCTTTTTGTTTACCCAGGATGCGTTCTTTTTAGAAGTCGCTGAACGATGCGCGGGATTTTACCTGGAAAATACCCCCGACGGCGGGGTGCCTTATTGGGATTACGGTGCGCCGAATATTCCTGATGAACCCTGGGATAGTTCGGCGGCGGCGATTGCGGCGGTGGCTTTCTGGAAATTGAAAGATTTAAAAACCACCAAACAACGACCTGAAACCTATCGACAAACCGCTTTGACGATTCTCTCGACCCTCAATAGCGAAGGGTTCACCGGTGATGAAAGTCGCGAAGGCATTTTAAAACATGGCGTCTATCATAAGCCGATGAACTGGGGCGTTGATGAATCGGTGATGTGGGGCGACTACTTTTTCATGGAAGCCTTGCATGTGGTTTTAAGTGAATCATAG
- a CDS encoding NADH:flavin oxidoreductase, translated as MSEQRFLHLGSVASVAAFKKYLDDHHINLPCDDEIFIGADSPLARPIEIGNRKIGNRFTIHPMEGWDGTTDGKPTELTIHRWKNFGKSGAKLIWGGEAVAVLHDGRANPNQLLINEQTRAGLANLREALIDEHKKATGSTDDLLIGLQLTHSGRYSRPNFKDRGEPKILYHHPILDKRLGLASDYPILSDGEIRQIIEAFHKAAKIAYELGFDFVDVKHCHGYLGHEFLSAHTREGDYGGSFENRTRFLREIVEGIRAMASDLEIGVRLSAFDLIAFRPNPETSVPGRPGVGVPELTQGLLPYRFGFGVNAENPVAYDLTEPVQFLSLLRDMNIRLVNLTAGSPYYNPHIQRPALFPPSDGYQPPEDPLIGVARQVDVTRLLKQQFAELLIVGTGYTYLQDFLPNVAQAAVRQGWVDSVGLGRMVLSYPELPLDVINGRSLARKRLCRTFSDCTTAPRNGLPSGCYPLDDFYKTTEAAVELKQLKNTHRRNAQ; from the coding sequence ATGAGCGAACAACGATTCCTTCATCTCGGCAGCGTCGCGAGTGTCGCGGCATTTAAAAAATATTTAGACGACCATCACATCAATCTTCCTTGCGATGATGAAATTTTTATTGGCGCAGATTCGCCGCTCGCCCGACCGATTGAAATCGGCAATCGGAAAATCGGCAATCGTTTTACCATTCATCCGATGGAAGGGTGGGATGGAACAACGGACGGAAAGCCTACGGAACTGACGATTCACCGTTGGAAAAATTTCGGTAAAAGCGGCGCAAAACTCATCTGGGGCGGGGAAGCGGTCGCGGTTCTGCACGACGGTCGCGCTAATCCCAATCAATTGCTCATCAATGAACAGACGCGCGCGGGACTGGCGAATTTACGCGAGGCGTTGATTGATGAACATAAAAAAGCCACCGGTTCAACCGACGATTTGTTAATCGGTTTACAATTGACCCATTCGGGTCGTTACAGTCGTCCGAATTTTAAAGACCGGGGTGAGCCAAAAATTCTCTATCATCACCCGATTCTCGATAAACGACTGGGACTCGCAAGTGATTATCCAATACTGAGTGATGGCGAGATTCGTCAAATCATCGAAGCTTTTCACAAAGCCGCAAAAATCGCCTATGAACTCGGATTCGATTTCGTTGATGTCAAACATTGTCACGGCTATCTCGGTCATGAATTTTTGAGCGCCCACACGCGAGAGGGCGATTACGGCGGCAGTTTTGAAAATCGCACACGGTTCTTGCGCGAAATTGTCGAAGGCATTCGCGCGATGGCAAGCGATTTAGAAATCGGTGTGCGGCTTTCGGCATTTGACCTCATTGCGTTTCGCCCCAATCCCGAAACCAGTGTGCCGGGGCGTCCGGGTGTAGGCGTTCCCGAACTCACCCAAGGGTTGTTGCCATATCGCTTCGGATTCGGTGTGAATGCGGAAAATCCGGTTGCATATGATTTGACCGAACCGGTGCAATTTTTATCTCTGCTTCGCGATATGAATATTCGCCTCGTCAATCTCACGGCGGGTTCGCCTTATTACAATCCGCATATTCAACGACCGGCGTTGTTTCCACCGTCAGACGGGTATCAACCACCTGAAGACCCTTTGATTGGCGTCGCCAGACAGGTTGACGTGACGCGACTATTGAAACAACAATTCGCTGAGTTATTGATTGTCGGAACCGGTTATACCTATTTGCAGGATTTTCTGCCGAATGTGGCGCAGGCTGCGGTGCGCCAGGGGTGGGTTGATTCGGTCGGACTTGGTCGCATGGTGCTGTCTTACCCCGAACTGCCGCTTGATGTGATTAACGGGCGTTCGCTGGCGCGCAAACGTTTGTGCCGGACGTTCAGCGATTGCACGACCGCGCCGCGTAATGGCTTGCCATCGGGTTGTTATCCGCTTGATGACTTTTACAAAACCACAGAAGCCGCCGTAGAGTTGAAACAACTCAAAAACACCCATCGGAGAAATGCTCAATGA
- a CDS encoding Gfo/Idh/MocA family oxidoreductase: MTNPKELSRREFVKTAGSAAAAASLLTFNGSLANAESTRRRYAIVGTGDRATTMWGKPLATRYSDVLDFVGLCDINPKRVQAAKELMGVGCPTFTNFDEMMDKVKPDLLMVTTVDAFHSQYIVKALERGIEVMTEKPMVIDEKQCQAVLDAEKRSNKKVIVTFNYRYAPKHQKIKEILLSGEIGNVRSIDFSWYLDVYHGADYFRRWHRLRNRSGSLWVHKATHHFDLINWWLGADPVEVTANASLNVYGKSGSLRSTHCRACPHQSQCKFYYDMTKNPFRMKIYAGCEDADGYYRDGCVFREDIDIYDSMSALVKYSNGATMTYSVNAFMPIEGYRLAFNGDKGRLEVRDYERQPWKVEEETEIDLIKNFGKREPVPLPKIEGGHGGGDDRLRDLIFRKAKMPDYMQLPDSRAGAMSCLTGIAARTSVEQKRAVKIADLARV; the protein is encoded by the coding sequence ATGACTAATCCGAAAGAGCTATCCCGTCGTGAATTTGTAAAAACCGCAGGCAGCGCCGCTGCTGCCGCGTCTTTACTCACCTTTAACGGTTCACTTGCGAATGCTGAATCGACGCGGCGACGTTATGCGATTGTTGGCACCGGCGACCGCGCCACCACAATGTGGGGAAAACCGCTCGCTACTCGTTACAGTGATGTTCTGGATTTTGTCGGTCTTTGTGACATCAATCCGAAACGTGTTCAAGCCGCTAAAGAATTAATGGGAGTCGGTTGCCCGACCTTTACCAACTTCGATGAGATGATGGATAAAGTCAAACCTGACCTGTTGATGGTCACCACGGTTGATGCTTTTCACAGTCAGTACATCGTCAAAGCTTTAGAGCGCGGCATCGAAGTGATGACCGAAAAGCCTATGGTTATTGATGAAAAACAATGTCAGGCAGTTTTGGATGCCGAAAAACGCAGCAACAAAAAAGTCATCGTCACTTTCAATTATCGTTATGCGCCGAAGCATCAAAAAATCAAAGAGATTCTTTTATCGGGTGAAATCGGCAACGTCCGTTCGATTGATTTCAGTTGGTATCTGGATGTCTATCACGGCGCGGATTATTTCCGTCGCTGGCATCGCTTGCGAAATCGCAGCGGCAGCCTTTGGGTTCACAAAGCGACACATCATTTCGATTTGATTAACTGGTGGCTTGGCGCAGACCCTGTGGAGGTCACCGCCAATGCGAGCCTCAATGTTTATGGCAAAAGCGGCAGCCTGCGTTCAACCCACTGTCGCGCCTGCCCGCATCAATCGCAATGCAAGTTTTATTACGATATGACCAAAAATCCCTTTCGCATGAAAATCTATGCCGGGTGCGAAGATGCCGACGGCTATTATCGCGATGGTTGTGTGTTTCGCGAAGACATAGACATTTATGATTCAATGTCGGCGTTGGTGAAATATTCAAACGGCGCAACCATGACTTATTCGGTCAATGCCTTTATGCCGATTGAAGGTTATCGTCTGGCATTCAACGGCGATAAAGGACGACTGGAAGTGCGCGATTACGAACGCCAGCCGTGGAAGGTCGAAGAAGAAACCGAAATCGATTTGATTAAAAATTTTGGCAAACGTGAACCGGTTCCGTTGCCAAAAATCGAAGGCGGGCACGGTGGCGGCGATGACCGTTTGCGCGATTTGATTTTCCGCAAAGCGAAAATGCCGGATTATATGCAACTGCCGGATTCGCGCGCCGGAGCGATGAGTTGTTTAACCGGCATTGCGGCGCGCACCAGTGTTGAACAGAAACGCGCAGTCAAAATCGCTGACCTCGCGCGTGTGTGA
- the galT gene encoding galactose-1-phosphate uridylyltransferase, producing the protein MTDTHSVLNNQKNESGNAVWEERWHPLREEWVIVAAHRQNRPWSGETVAHDAQTVPEFVEDCYLCPGNSRVSGARNPNYEGVFVFDNDHPCVGMNASADLETPTGIFKNRPAQGIARVICYSPKHNLSLAELELNEIENLIAAWQAQYRDLGSRDEINHVLMFENRGETVGVSNPHPHGQIYATNFVFKTIETEARAAQNYFNETGRILFADIIASEQADNRRILFENERAIAFMPYFARYAYEVYVAPKPSRQSINDLSDTEVHDFAEALQSVLIKFDNLWQMPFPYVMPLHQAPTDGGDYRSFHFHIEFHPPLRKPNLLKYLAGPEIGGGNFLSDTSPEEKAAELGAQPAIHYKKIQAGVEQR; encoded by the coding sequence ATGACTGACACTCACAGCGTGTTAAACAATCAAAAAAATGAATCGGGAAATGCGGTCTGGGAAGAACGCTGGCACCCGCTGCGCGAAGAATGGGTCATCGTCGCGGCGCATCGCCAGAATCGCCCCTGGAGCGGAGAAACCGTCGCGCACGATGCGCAAACCGTCCCCGAATTTGTCGAGGACTGTTATCTGTGTCCCGGCAATTCGCGTGTGAGCGGCGCGCGTAATCCAAATTATGAAGGCGTCTTTGTTTTCGATAATGATCATCCCTGCGTTGGCATGAATGCGTCTGCTGATTTGGAAACGCCGACAGGGATTTTCAAAAATCGCCCGGCGCAAGGCATCGCCCGCGTTATTTGCTATAGTCCCAAACACAACCTCTCACTTGCAGAACTCGAACTCAACGAAATTGAAAATTTAATTGCTGCCTGGCAAGCGCAGTACCGCGACCTCGGCAGTCGTGATGAGATTAACCATGTTTTAATGTTTGAAAATCGCGGCGAAACCGTAGGCGTTTCCAATCCGCATCCGCACGGGCAAATCTATGCCACCAATTTCGTTTTCAAAACCATCGAAACCGAAGCCCGCGCCGCGCAAAACTATTTCAATGAAACCGGGCGGATTTTATTCGCAGATATTATTGCGTCCGAACAAGCAGACAATCGGCGCATTCTTTTTGAAAACGAAAGAGCCATCGCCTTCATGCCATATTTTGCCCGCTATGCATATGAAGTTTACGTTGCGCCAAAACCATCGCGTCAAAGTATCAACGATTTGTCTGATACGGAAGTCCATGATTTTGCCGAAGCTTTGCAATCGGTGTTGATCAAATTCGATAACCTCTGGCAGATGCCCTTTCCCTATGTCATGCCGCTGCATCAAGCGCCTACGGATGGCGGCGATTATCGCAGTTTTCATTTTCATATTGAATTTCATCCGCCGCTTCGCAAACCCAATCTGTTGAAATATCTCGCGGGACCGGAAATCGGCGGCGGCAATTTTCTTTCGGACACCTCACCCGAAGAGAAAGCCGCAGAACTCGGCGCACAACCGGCGATTCATTACAAAAAAATTCAAGCCGGAGTTGAGCAAAGATGA
- a CDS encoding 3-ketoacyl-ACP reductase: MSDAKPVAFITGASRGIGRGIAIELAKRGYDVAGNSRTLDPTKTENGIFEVQRTVEALGANFLPVQGDVSILDDHEPMVAAILEKFGRLDLLVNNAGVAPEIRRDILETTPESFDRVLGINLRGVFFLTQRVARQMIEQVKAYPDSKANIVFVTSISAYISSTSRAEYCISKAGLSMTATLFADRLAEYGINVYEVRPGIIKTDMTSAVEAKYDKLISEGLIPQCRWGFPEDVGKAVVALVSGDFSYSTGTVMEVSGGMNLRRL, from the coding sequence ATGAGTGATGCAAAACCTGTTGCCTTCATCACCGGCGCGAGTCGCGGCATCGGGCGCGGCATCGCCATTGAACTGGCAAAACGCGGATACGATGTGGCAGGGAATTCCCGAACCCTTGACCCGACAAAAACTGAGAACGGCATTTTTGAAGTCCAACGAACGGTTGAAGCGCTTGGCGCAAATTTTCTTCCGGTTCAAGGCGATGTTTCTATTCTTGATGACCACGAACCGATGGTCGCGGCAATTCTCGAAAAATTCGGACGCCTCGATTTACTGGTGAATAATGCGGGCGTCGCGCCCGAAATCCGCCGCGATATTTTGGAAACCACCCCTGAAAGTTTCGATAGAGTTTTAGGCATCAATCTGCGCGGCGTGTTTTTTTTAACTCAGCGCGTTGCCCGACAGATGATTGAGCAGGTGAAAGCCTATCCCGACAGCAAAGCCAACATTGTTTTTGTGACTTCTATATCCGCCTATATCTCTTCGACCTCGCGAGCCGAATACTGCATTTCAAAAGCCGGACTGAGTATGACCGCGACGCTGTTTGCTGACCGGTTGGCGGAATATGGCATCAATGTTTATGAAGTGCGACCCGGCATCATCAAAACCGATATGACCAGCGCCGTTGAAGCAAAGTACGACAAATTGATTAGCGAAGGTTTGATACCGCAATGCCGCTGGGGATTTCCCGAAGATGTCGGCAAAGCGGTTGTAGCGTTGGTGAGCGGAGATTTTAGTTACTCAACCGGAACGGTGATGGAAGTGAGCGGCGGCATGAATCTGCGCAGGCTTTAA
- a CDS encoding Gfo/Idh/MocA family oxidoreductase: MNLTEEMKDRGRRNFLKAIAGAPALVAVGAAALTQGPIKGGAVKTALIGTGDMGSGHLRQMKKDYIELKALCDINPKRRAAASESLVKNGWAKPAEYDDWKEMLEKEDLEAVIIATPLWTHADISVGCLNAGKHVLCEKMMAKSEADCLRMMDAARRNNRILEIGYQRYYNPTYQATYNNIIKQGVLGDIYHVRLAWHRNAPWRKQQDAPSPDFDPSRWGYPDWEHLLNWRMYKQYSEGLMAELGSHQLTAASWFLDAAPTAVYTHGEIARYKDGREVYDHIFSTFEYPGGRAATFSSIQSNAFEEAYEMYMGTKGTLILKTETEAFLFTEGDAQITKVEATRQGNGPVADASASRPPDAAGRTVTAQPATQTNDKGNAYQNETSEFAASIRTGKPVRCGPEKAMRSAIACLTANRSAEQKARLEINLNA; this comes from the coding sequence ATGAATTTAACCGAAGAGATGAAAGACCGTGGGCGGCGAAATTTTTTGAAAGCCATAGCCGGTGCGCCTGCGTTAGTGGCGGTCGGCGCGGCGGCGCTCACCCAGGGACCTATCAAAGGTGGCGCGGTTAAAACGGCGCTCATCGGCACAGGCGATATGGGAAGCGGTCATTTGCGCCAAATGAAAAAAGATTACATCGAATTGAAAGCCCTCTGTGACATCAATCCCAAACGGCGGGCGGCGGCTTCCGAATCTCTGGTGAAAAACGGTTGGGCAAAGCCCGCCGAATATGATGACTGGAAAGAGATGCTTGAAAAAGAAGACCTCGAAGCCGTCATCATCGCGACGCCTTTATGGACGCACGCAGATATTAGCGTCGGCTGTCTCAATGCCGGAAAGCATGTGCTTTGCGAAAAGATGATGGCGAAATCCGAAGCCGATTGTTTGCGCATGATGGATGCGGCGCGGCGCAACAACCGCATTCTGGAAATCGGTTATCAACGCTATTACAATCCGACCTATCAGGCAACTTATAACAATATTATTAAACAAGGCGTGCTCGGTGATATTTATCATGTGCGGCTCGCCTGGCATCGCAATGCGCCGTGGCGAAAACAGCAAGATGCGCCTTCGCCGGATTTCGATCCGAGTCGCTGGGGATACCCGGACTGGGAGCACCTCTTAAACTGGCGAATGTACAAACAATATTCCGAAGGCTTGATGGCGGAACTCGGCAGCCATCAGCTTACCGCCGCAAGCTGGTTTTTGGATGCCGCGCCCACTGCGGTTTACACGCACGGAGAAATTGCCCGTTACAAAGACGGGCGCGAAGTCTATGACCACATCTTTTCAACCTTTGAATATCCCGGCGGACGCGCGGCAACTTTTTCTTCGATTCAATCAAATGCTTTTGAAGAAGCTTATGAAATGTATATGGGCACCAAAGGCACCTTGATTTTAAAGACCGAAACCGAAGCATTCTTGTTTACCGAAGGCGATGCGCAAATCACCAAAGTGGAAGCAACCAGGCAGGGAAACGGCCCGGTTGCTGATGCTTCGGCGAGTCGTCCGCCGGATGCCGCCGGTCGCACGGTGACGGCGCAACCTGCGACGCAGACCAACGATAAAGGCAATGCTTATCAAAACGAGACATCGGAATTCGCGGCTTCGATACGCACCGGAAAGCCTGTGCGGTGCGGTCCCGAAAAAGCGATGCGCTCGGCAATCGCCTGTTTAACCGCAAATCGCTCGGCGGAACAGAAAGCGCGTTTGGAGATTAATCTGAATGCTTAA
- a CDS encoding MFS transporter, which produces MSERQRIAQIQVAATGFLALFAIVGLALYGLPLYYDFMVKEFGWTRAQVTSGNALSKLLIGPLFGFIAGWVVDKFGPRRLMMTGILMAGGALIGLSLMTSLWMFYLFYIFNALGYVCGGPLPNQVLLSRWFDKSRGKAMGFAYLGIGAGGALVPWLAYRLTDAFGWRSSLRWLGVLMIVIALPMALFVKESPEGHEEKKAAAPLAPIKQILRSPAFYLLALGSMCSIGAVGGTNQHLKLFLSLDQSYEQGEAAKIISLVLSFSIIGRLLMGWLADYLPKKFVMLLIYSLIVAAIPLLFFASTPGVMYLFAAIFGLGLGGEYLIIPLMAAELFGVKVLGRLMGIVLTADGVAEAVSPMFIGFLRDRTGNYRTGFLVLIGIALLGALAIAFLPRKKVEEVTDEKVENLNAPEMKLRVEESR; this is translated from the coding sequence ATGTCTGAACGTCAACGCATTGCCCAAATTCAAGTCGCCGCCACAGGGTTTCTGGCGCTCTTTGCCATTGTCGGTCTTGCACTCTACGGACTGCCGCTTTACTACGATTTCATGGTCAAGGAATTCGGCTGGACGCGGGCGCAGGTGACATCGGGCAATGCGCTCAGCAAACTGTTAATTGGCCCGTTATTCGGATTCATCGCCGGTTGGGTGGTTGATAAATTTGGTCCCAGACGTTTGATGATGACGGGGATATTGATGGCTGGCGGCGCGCTCATCGGACTTAGTTTGATGACCTCGCTTTGGATGTTTTATCTCTTCTACATTTTCAACGCGCTCGGCTATGTCTGCGGCGGACCCTTACCAAATCAGGTTTTACTATCGCGCTGGTTCGATAAATCGCGTGGCAAAGCGATGGGCTTTGCCTATCTTGGCATCGGCGCAGGCGGGGCGCTTGTTCCCTGGTTGGCTTATCGTTTAACCGATGCGTTCGGCTGGCGAAGCTCTTTGCGCTGGCTTGGCGTATTGATGATTGTGATTGCTTTGCCGATGGCTTTATTTGTTAAAGAATCGCCCGAAGGTCACGAAGAAAAAAAGGCTGCTGCGCCGCTTGCGCCAATCAAGCAAATTTTGCGAAGCCCGGCATTTTATCTGCTCGCGCTCGGCAGTATGTGTTCAATCGGCGCAGTTGGCGGCACCAATCAACACTTGAAACTTTTCCTCAGCCTCGATCAAAGTTATGAGCAAGGTGAAGCGGCAAAAATTATTTCACTGGTTTTAAGCTTCAGTATCATCGGGCGATTATTGATGGGCTGGCTTGCCGATTATCTGCCGAAAAAATTTGTGATGTTGTTGATTTACTCGTTGATTGTGGCGGCGATACCACTCCTCTTTTTTGCTTCGACGCCGGGCGTGATGTATCTGTTTGCGGCGATTTTCGGACTCGGACTTGGCGGCGAATATTTAATCATTCCGTTAATGGCAGCCGAACTTTTCGGCGTCAAAGTTTTAGGTCGCTTGATGGGCATCGTACTCACCGCGGATGGCGTCGCTGAAGCGGTTTCGCCAATGTTCATAGGCTTTTTGCGCGACCGCACTGGCAATTATCGTACAGGTTTTTTGGTCTTGATTGGCATTGCGCTACTTGGCGCACTCGCCATTGCCTTTTTGCCGCGAAAAAAAGTTGAAGAGGTAACGGATGAAAAAGTTGAGAACCTCAATGCTCCTGAAATGAAACTGCGTGTGGAGGAATCGAGATGA
- a CDS encoding inositol monophosphatase, giving the protein MNLHELLAAIKTLHETIRHTVVAACEQTALENLSQIAKEEEGDTIYAVDRVSEAVIVDFVDSEIASKVGVILIAEGIEHGRIVLPEGTPEEAAQWRIIIDPIDGTRGLMYQKRSAWILTGVAPNKGDATNLSDIELAVQTEIPLVKQHLSDVLAAIRGEGVSIERFNRLTGERQQIQLHPSKTQTIAHGYAALSRFFPGARDELAAIDEEVVLAALGPVQYGKAHCFEDQYASTGGQLYELLSGHDRFIADLRPLMEKVLAGRGKTLGICCHPYDICTELIARELGVIITNEKGESLNSRLAVEPDVAWVGYANESIRGQIEPLLQAALTKRNLI; this is encoded by the coding sequence ATGAATCTTCACGAATTGCTGGCAGCGATAAAAACTCTGCATGAAACGATACGCCACACGGTGGTTGCAGCCTGTGAACAAACGGCGCTCGAAAACCTTTCGCAAATCGCCAAGGAAGAAGAAGGCGATACGATTTATGCGGTTGACCGCGTCAGTGAAGCGGTCATCGTTGATTTTGTTGATAGCGAAATCGCCTCGAAGGTTGGCGTCATCTTAATCGCCGAGGGTATCGAACACGGGCGAATCGTTTTGCCGGAAGGCACACCCGAAGAAGCAGCCCAATGGCGAATCATCATTGACCCGATTGATGGCACGCGCGGGTTGATGTACCAGAAACGCAGCGCCTGGATTTTAACCGGAGTCGCGCCTAATAAAGGAGACGCGACCAACCTTTCGGATATTGAACTCGCCGTGCAAACCGAAATCCCGCTCGTCAAACAACACCTTTCGGATGTGCTTGCGGCAATCAGAGGTGAAGGGGTGAGCATCGAGCGATTTAATCGCTTGACCGGCGAGCGCCAGCAGATTCAACTGCACCCTTCAAAAACCCAGACCATCGCGCATGGGTATGCAGCGCTTTCAAGATTTTTTCCGGGGGCGCGCGATGAACTCGCGGCGATTGATGAAGAAGTTGTTTTAGCGGCATTGGGTCCTGTGCAATATGGCAAAGCCCACTGTTTTGAAGACCAGTATGCTTCGACCGGCGGACAACTTTATGAACTGCTGAGCGGGCACGACCGCTTCATTGCTGACCTGCGCCCGTTGATGGAAAAAGTTTTAGCGGGACGTGGGAAAACCCTTGGCATCTGTTGTCACCCTTATGACATTTGCACCGAGTTGATTGCCCGGGAACTTGGCGTCATCATCACCAATGAAAAAGGCGAATCGCTCAATTCAAGGCTCGCGGTTGAACCGGATGTGGCTTGGGTTGGGTATGCGAATGAAAGCATTCGCGGGCAAATCGAACCCCTCTTGCAAGCGGCATTAACAAAGCGAAATTTAATTTAA
- a CDS encoding PmoA family protein: MINKPNKTGTFLITIWLCITMCAVPSLASQKTIWIEVAAGKLDRADSVSSFQMPKEATGKAFVLRDEQGKLIPVQVDESGRAIFILPKLRANTTKRFRLVATKEQAKSPGVQLVRERDKLFVTSAGRKIFTYQAEPGDLPNATIKPVFKRGGYIHPVYTPAGRIITDDFPSDHFHHHGIWFAWTKTEFEGRHPDFWNVGDGTGRIDFVALDRMWSGAVHAGFKARTNYIDVSASQPRTVLNDEWVVTVYRVGLGQKAYSMFDLVSTHELMTSSPLLLPEYRYGGLGFRGAREWLAKDNCVFLTSEGKDRSNGHATRARWCHIGGKVGGELAGIAIFDNPNNFRAPQAMRINPDQPFFCYSPSLSGDWKISPGEKYVSRYRFVVYDGAPDSDQLNRLWEDYANPPQVTVSVK, from the coding sequence GTGATTAACAAGCCCAATAAAACCGGCACATTTTTGATAACCATCTGGTTGTGCATCACAATGTGCGCGGTTCCTTCACTCGCTTCACAAAAAACTATCTGGATTGAGGTGGCTGCCGGAAAACTTGATCGAGCAGATTCAGTAAGCAGTTTTCAAATGCCGAAAGAGGCAACCGGCAAAGCCTTTGTGTTGCGTGATGAGCAAGGCAAACTAATTCCTGTACAGGTTGATGAATCGGGTCGCGCCATCTTTATTTTGCCGAAACTGAGAGCCAACACCACGAAACGTTTTCGTTTGGTTGCAACCAAAGAGCAGGCAAAATCGCCGGGCGTGCAACTGGTTCGTGAACGCGATAAATTATTCGTAACTTCTGCGGGTCGCAAAATTTTTACTTATCAAGCCGAACCCGGTGATTTGCCGAATGCGACAATCAAGCCGGTGTTTAAGCGCGGCGGTTATATTCATCCGGTGTACACGCCTGCGGGGCGCATCATTACGGACGATTTTCCATCAGACCATTTTCATCATCACGGCATCTGGTTCGCCTGGACGAAGACCGAATTTGAAGGTCGCCATCCTGATTTCTGGAACGTCGGTGACGGCACCGGCAGAATCGATTTCGTCGCGCTTGACCGCATGTGGAGCGGCGCGGTTCACGCAGGCTTCAAGGCGCGCACCAATTATATAGATGTCAGCGCCTCGCAACCGAGAACCGTATTAAATGATGAATGGGTGGTGACGGTATATCGCGTAGGCTTAGGGCAAAAGGCTTATTCAATGTTCGACCTGGTTTCAACCCATGAGTTGATGACGTCGAGTCCGTTGCTGCTGCCGGAATATCGCTATGGCGGATTGGGATTTCGCGGGGCGCGCGAGTGGCTTGCGAAAGATAATTGTGTATTTCTGACTTCCGAAGGCAAAGACCGTTCAAACGGTCACGCGACGCGGGCGCGCTGGTGTCACATCGGCGGCAAAGTCGGCGGCGAACTTGCAGGCATCGCGATTTTCGATAACCCGAATAATTTTCGCGCGCCGCAAGCCATGCGCATCAATCCCGACCAACCGTTTTTCTGTTATTCGCCGTCGCTATCGGGCGATTGGAAAATTTCGCCCGGCGAAAAATATGTCTCGCGCTATCGCTTTGTGGTTTATGACGGTGCGCCGGATAGCGACCAACTCAATCGCCTGTGGGAAGATTATGCGAATCCCCCGCAAGTCACGGTGAGCGTCAAATAA